Genomic segment of Synechococcus sp. A15-28:
CCCTGCTGGGGTTGCTGCTGGCCCAGGGCTTCAACAATCCACTGTCCATCAGCATCCGATACACCTACCTGGTGGTGCCTGGCCTGTTTGCAGGAGCCGTGCTCTGGTGGCGAAACCATCAGAACCTGTTCGAATCTCGCCGTCTGCGACGGATCTGGGCTGGGGCCATTGCCCTGTCCTGTTTCTTCACCGTGACGGCCAACCCCAATCAGAGTCTGTCCTGGATGATTCCAGACAGCATCCAACCTTGGATCTACAGAGATCCCGTTGCCCAGCTCCGCCATGGCCAGAGAGCCCTTGATCTGATCAAGACCATTCCGGATCGCAGCACAGTCGCAGCCACCACAGGCCTGATCCCCCACCTGGCCAATCGCGAAGTTCTGATCCGCTTTCCGTACCACGATCGTTATCAGAACCAGGACGGCCAACCCTTTCCAGTGGATTGGGTTGTGGCCGATCTCCACAACCAGCGCCTGTTCCAGACATTCCGCAAACAGCGCCGAGGCCTGAAACGCAATCGCCGCAAGCTCGACGACCTCATCCGACAGGGGTATGGCGTTAAGGCATTTGACGATGGCGTTGTGCTGTTGCAACGGAAGGGTCAAACCGATGCAGCCGCACAAAAGAAATTCAGAGCGTTTTCTGAATCATTGAATGTCTGAGTGGGTCAATCCAATAAAAAAGCCCCCCCGGGACGGGGAGGCTTTGAAAAAACAATTTGAACTTCGAAATCAGAGGGCGTTGCCGCGGGGCAGAACCTCTTCAGGGAAGACGAAGTTTTCGTGCGGCTGGTCAGCCGGTGCCATCCAGGCACGCAGTCCTTCATTAAGAAGGATGTTCTTGGTGTAGAAGGTCTCGAATTCGGGATCTTCTGCAGCGCGGATTTCCTGTGACACGAAGTCATAGGCGCGCAGGTTGAGGGCCAGGCCGATGATGCCGATGGAGCTGGTCCACAGGCCCATCACAGGAACGAACAGCATGAAGAAGTGCAGCCAGCGCTTGTTGGAGAAGGCGATACCGAAGATCTGACTCCAGAAGCGGTTGGCGGTGACCATGGAATAGGTCTCTTCTTCCTGCGTGGGCTCGAACGCCTTGAAGGTGTTGGCCTGCTCGCCGTCCTCAAACAGGGTGTTTTCCACGGTGGCGCCGTGAATGGCGCAGAGGAGTGCACCGCCGAGGATGCCGGCGACGCCCATCATGTGGAAGGGGTTCAGGGTCCAGTTATGGAAGCCCTGGAGGAAGAGAAGGAAGCGGAAGATCGCAGCCACACCGAAGGAGGGCGCGAAGAACCAGCTGCTCTGGCCGAGGGGGTACATCAGAAAGACACTGACGAACACCGCGATCGGACCGGAGAAGGCGATGGCGTTGTAAGGGCGGATGCCGACCAGACGGGCGATTTCGAACTGACGCAGCATGAAGCCGATCAGCGCGAAGGCGCCGTGCAGGGCCACGAAGGCCCAGAGGCCGCCGAGCTGACACCAGCGAACGAAGTCACCCTGGGCTTCAGGGCCCCAGAGCAGCAGGAGGCTGTGACCCATCGCATCAGCGGGGGTGGACACAGCGGCGGTGAGGAAGTTGCAACCTTCCAGGTACGAGGAGGCGATGCCGTGGGTGTACCAGGAGGTGACAAAGGTGGTGCCTGTGAGCCAGCCACCGATGGCCAGATAGGCCGTGGGGAAGAGAAGAATGCCGGACCAGCCGACAAAAACGAAGCGGTCGCGCTTGAGCCAGTCATCGAGGATGTCAAACCATCCCCGCTGAGGCGCGCGTCCTACAGCGATCGTCATGAGAAAGGCGCTTCATGAAGCGTTACACCACGAGCTTAGGTGGTGTTTTCCGTCCTGGAGCAAGAAATCCGAACCAGAGCGAAACGATGGGTAGAAATGCTCAGGCCTGAACAGTCAGGGGCGCTGCCGAGCCGCGAGAATATCCATAGTGTGAACCAAAAGCCGTGTACGTCATCGAACTGGCCCTGCGCATGAGCCCCGTCCCGGTGTCGGTGCAACGCAAGGAGGCCGAGGCCGCTGAAACCCTGTACCAGCAGATCCGGCAAGCCCTGGAAAGCGGTCAACCGCGCCTGCTGGAACTCACCTGCGAGAAAGTGGAAGGCAAGAAGGTCACCCTGCTGATCAGTGAGGTTCTCGCCGTTCAGCTTTATGAGAAGACTGCTGCAACGGGTGGCAGCAAGCGCCCCGGCTTCTCCTTTGACTCCTGAGACCGCGACCGCAGAACTTCGGGTCACAAGACTGAGTCATCGCTGGGCCAACGGCCAGACGGTTCTCGACGATTGCAATCTCGTCATCCCCGGTCCAGGCCTGTGGATGCTGGTCGGGAGCAATGGCAGCGGCAAGAGCACCCTGTTCCGCCTGATCGCAGGCCTGATCGAACCGCAATCCGGATCGATCAGCACAAGTCATCGATCCGCCCTGGTGTTCCAGAACCCGGATCATCAACTGCTGCTGCCGAGCTGCAGCAGCGACCTGATCCTTGGAATGGATCCGGATATCGGCAGCAGCGAACGCCGCGAACGCGTCCGCCGGCGACTGGAGGACCTCGGCCTGGCAGGTCTGGAGCACCGACCGATCCATGCCCTCAGTGGCGGACAGAAACAGCGGCTGGCCATTGCCGGAGCCCTGGCCAGCGAGGCGAGCCTGCTCCTGCTGGATGAGCCCACAGCCCTGCTCGATCCGGACTCTCAGACCAGCGTGCTCGCTGCCGTACGCGAGCTCTGCGGGAGATCCGAGGCTCCCCTCACGGCTCTGTGGATCACCCACAGATTGGAAGAGCTGGCCTGTGCCGACGGCGCTGCGCATATGAGCGACGGCAAAGTTGGCCCATGGATGTCAGGAACAGATCTGCAACGACGCTTGCAGCACGGGAGCTCTGACAGGTAAGTTCTTCGGGAGCCATTCCTCGGTAGCTCAGCGGTAGAGCGGTCGACTGTTAATCGATTGGTCGCAGGTTCGAATCCCGCCCGGGGAGCTAGAAAGCCACAGCGTTTGCTGTGGCTTTTTTATTGACAAAAAAGGAATTTTCATGACAGGGGATTGCCTGAAGCGGAAGACTTCCTGAACAGCCGCCTCACCGCAACCGACGCATAAAAGCCAAGATCGATGGCAGCGCAATGGGTTTCAGGGGTTATCCCGAATTTCCTCCCGCAACGCAGAATCTGCAGTCACTCGAAAAGCTTGAGAGAATCCGTTCAGCGTCGATCACGAAGACCAGCGCTCCGTTTTCTTTTCTTGTTCCGCCACCAGATCGATGAAGCCTTGCATCCTGCTGATCGAAGACGACCAGGACATGCGCGACCTGGTGAGTGGCCACCTGGAACACAGCGGCTTTGACGTTCAGCGTGCCGACGACGGCATCAAAGGTCAGGCCCTCGCGCTTCAGTACACGCCGGATCTGATCCTGCTGGATCTGATGCTTCCCAAGGTGGATGGGCTGACCCTGTGCCAGCGCCTGCGTCGTGACGACCGCACCGCCGGCATTCCGATCCTGATGCTGACGGC
This window contains:
- a CDS encoding ABC transporter ATP-binding protein, with product MRRLLQRVAASAPASPLTPETATAELRVTRLSHRWANGQTVLDDCNLVIPGPGLWMLVGSNGSGKSTLFRLIAGLIEPQSGSISTSHRSALVFQNPDHQLLLPSCSSDLILGMDPDIGSSERRERVRRRLEDLGLAGLEHRPIHALSGGQKQRLAIAGALASEASLLLLDEPTALLDPDSQTSVLAAVRELCGRSEAPLTALWITHRLEELACADGAAHMSDGKVGPWMSGTDLQRRLQHGSSDR
- the psbD gene encoding photosystem II D2 protein (photosystem q(a) protein) gives rise to the protein MTIAVGRAPQRGWFDILDDWLKRDRFVFVGWSGILLFPTAYLAIGGWLTGTTFVTSWYTHGIASSYLEGCNFLTAAVSTPADAMGHSLLLLWGPEAQGDFVRWCQLGGLWAFVALHGAFALIGFMLRQFEIARLVGIRPYNAIAFSGPIAVFVSVFLMYPLGQSSWFFAPSFGVAAIFRFLLFLQGFHNWTLNPFHMMGVAGILGGALLCAIHGATVENTLFEDGEQANTFKAFEPTQEEETYSMVTANRFWSQIFGIAFSNKRWLHFFMLFVPVMGLWTSSIGIIGLALNLRAYDFVSQEIRAAEDPEFETFYTKNILLNEGLRAWMAPADQPHENFVFPEEVLPRGNAL